CCGGAGTGGTGCAGACCGTGGTCAAGCGCGGCTATCGACTGCCCATCGACTGAATCTTCGGCCCTTCGTAGATCAACAACTCGTACGACTGCCGGAGTTTGTTGATCAATCCGTCCTTGGTGGATCTCCAACTGCGCCGGTAACGGTCGGATTGCGTTCCTTGACGGGCGAGTATCCGGTTGGCAGGGTAGGGCGCGGCGTACCGGCGGATGCCCGCTCACAGCCACGCGAATCTATGTGCACAGGACCTGAATAGGCACGTCGTTCCCGTGGCGGGCAAAGAGATTCCGGGTTGCGCCGAGCCCTGCTCGCGAAGCGTCAGGAGGACTGCCGAAAGATCCGTTGAGGCACTACGACCACAGATGTCGGTCATTGTGCCCGGCAACGGCCCCCGCACCGCGGTGGACGCTGCCGGAACGCGGACATCGCAGCCCTTCGCGACGGGCTTGCATCCTGAATGGATTTCTCCTCTAAGGATAGGTGCGAATGACGAGGCGTATGCGCGTGCTGGCCGCCGCGGCCCTGGCCACGACCCTGATGATCTCGTCGGGCTGCGGGTCCGACGAGGACTCCGGCCCGGGGAAGAACGGCAAGGCACCGGACAAGGTGACGTACCTCACCGGGTTCGGCACCGGTGGCCACGACGCCTTCGCGTGGGTGGCGAAGGAGAAGGGCTTCTTCACCGAGGCCGGGCTCGACGTGGCGGTGTCGCTGGGCGCCCCCGCCACGAACAACCAGGGTCTGCTCTCCGGCAAGGCACAGTTCACCTACAGCGACGTGACCCAGCTGATGATCCAGACCGGCAACAACCAGGTCACCGAGATGCGGGTCATCGCGGCGGTGCACCAGAGCACGCTGGTGGCGATCTTCGCCCCCGAGGGTTCCGGCATCACCAGGCCCAAGGACCTCGAGGGTAAGCGGGTCGGCGTCGCGCAGGGTTCGATCACCAAGACGCTGCTGCCGGCGTACGGCAAGCTCGCCGGCTTCGACGCCAGCCGGCTCCAGTTCGTGGAGAGCCAGCCGCAGGGCCTGGTGAGCCTGCTCGCGAGCAAGAAGGTCGACGTGCTGAGCACGTTCGTCATCACCCGCAACACGGTGCAGACGGTCACCAAGCAGACGATGGTCGTCCTGCCGCTCACCGACTACCTGCGGGACCTGCTCGGCACCGGCATCACCACCACTGCCGGGTACGCCAAGGACAACCCGGACATCGTCAAGCGGTTCCGGGACGCGGCGCTGAAGGGGTTGCAGTACACGGTCGAGCACCCCGAGGAAGCAGCCAAGATCATGAAGGCCAACAACCCGGCCGTCAACGAGCAGGGCGCCGCTGCCGAGATCAAGCTGATGACGCCGTACGTGACCTCCGCACCCGGCAACGTGGTCGGTGCCCTCGACGAGCAGCGGGCGGCCCGCGCCATCGCCGTCCTGCAGGGCGCCGGGCTCATCCCGGGCGGCCTGACGCCGGAGAAGGTCATCGACTTCACCATCGCGCCCAAGGCCTGACCAGCGGCGTACACGCTTTTGGGGACGGCGAGTGGACACCCACTCGCCGTCCCTGTTTCCCACCAGAGGAGAACGTTCCATGACGAGTAGGTCGGAGCTGTCGCGCGGCTCCAGAATCGGCCTGCCCATCGCCGGCACGGTGGTCGGGATCGGTCTGTGGTGGCTGCTGACCGTCGTCTTCGACATCCGGACGCTCTTCCTGCCATCCCCACCGGACGTCGTCGACGCGTTCTTCCGGGAGCCCAGTTACCTATTCACGGAAACCTGGGCGACGCTCTGGGCGACGATCACCGGATTCGCCATCGCGGCGGTCGCCGGACTGCTCGGCGGGATGCTCCTGACCAGCTCACGGATAGTCGAGCAGGCGACCCTACCGATGATCGTGGCGTTCAATGCCGTACCGAAGGTTTCGCTGGTTCCGCTACTGATCGTCTGGGTGGACTACGGACCCAGAATGAGAATCTCGCTGGTGGTGCTGATCGCGTTCTTTCCGATCCTGGTCTCGACCATGGCGGGTCTGACCTCGACCCCGGCCGAACTCACCGAACTGACCCGGTCGCTGTCCGCGTCCCGGCTGAAGACCTACCTCAAGGTACGGCTGCCGTGGGCCCTGCCGCAGCTCTTCGTCGGCATGAAGGTGGGCATCACGCTCGCCCTGATCGGCGCGGTGGTGGCCGAGATCCAGAGCCCGAACGCCGGCCTCGGATCGATCATCACAGCCAGCGGCCAGTCGGCGGACACCTCGCTGGCGTTCGCCGCGATCACGCTGCTGGCGGTGCTCGGCGTCGGCCTGTTCTATCTGGTGGTCGCCGCGGAGCGGCTGGCGGTGCCCTGGGCCCGGCAGATCTCGGCATGACACGGAGCCGGCGGACTCCCGCTCGGGCGGGGCCACCGGCTCCTGGTCACATCTGTTCGTACTGGCTGGTCCAGTCCCCCGACCCAGCGGCCGGCGGGCTGCCCTACACCACCCCGGCGCCGCCGTTGAGGTCGAGGTTCACCGCGTTGACGGCCGGGTTCTCCAGCAGGAACACCACGGCGTCGGTGACGTCCGCCATGGTGGTCAGCCGACCCGTCGGGGTACGCGCCGTGTAGGTCTCGTGGATCTCGGCCGGCTGCTTGGCCCAGAACGGGCTGTCGCCGACGATGCCCGGGTGGAGCGCGTTCACCCGGATCGGCCGCAGTTCGGCGGCGAGGACGTTCACCAGGCCCACCACCCCGGCGTTCACCGTCGAGACCGTCGCCGACCCCGGGAACGGACGGTCCTTCGAGCCACCGCCGAAGAGCAGGACCGAGCCGTCCGGCACGATCCTGGACTGCAGGGTGTGTGCCACCTCGGTGTAGCCGACCAGCTTCACCGTGACCAGGCTGACCGCGCGGTCGATCTGGTAGTCCGAGACCTTGTTCACGTCCCGGACGAACGCGGAGAGGACGAGGTGCTTGATCTCGCCGATCCCGGCGAGTGCGGCGGCGATGCCCTCGGGCTTGGCGAGATCGACGGCCACCCCGGTGGTGCGGCCGCCGATCTCGGCCGCCACCGCCTCGGTCCGGGCGGTCTCCCGCCCGGTGATCACGACCTCACGGCCCCGCTTGGCGTAGTGCTCGGCCACGTCCCGGCCGAGGCCGGAGGTACCCCCGACGACGACTATGCAGCCGCCGTCAGGACCATCGCGCTGTGGCATGTGACTGTCCCTCTCGTTGTGCAGGATTGAACCGCGCAAGCCTCCCCGGGCCCGGTCAGCCTGCCGCACGGCGAGGGCTCAGCCGACCGGCGTGGGCTGCCCCCGTCCATGCTCCGCACGCAGCGTCGCCATCGCATGCTGGACCACGTTCACCAGCACGTGCTTGACCGACTCACGGTGCCGCGCGTCGCACATCACCAGCGGTACGTGCGGCGCGATGGCCAACGCCTCACGTACCTCCTCCGCCTCGTACTGGGGGGCGCCGTCGAAACAGTTCAACGCCACCACGTACGGGAGGTGCCGGTTCTCGAAGTAGTCCAACGGAGCGAACGCGTCGGCGATTCGCCGCGTGTCGACCAGCACCGCCGCACCGACCGCACCCCGGATGATCTCGTCCCACATGAACCAGAACCGCGTCTGGCCCGGGGTACCGAAGAGGTAGAGGATCAGGTCCTGGGCCATGGTGATCCGGCCGAAGTCCATGGCGACGGTGGTGGTCTCCTTGCCCGGAACTTTGGAGGGATCGTCGATCCCCACGCCGGCGGCGGTCATCACCGCCTCCGTGGTCAGCGGGGTGATCTCCGAGACCGCACCCACGAGCGTCGTCTTACCGACCCCGAATCCGCCGGCAATGACGATCTTGGCGGAGGTGATCCCTCCACCGCCACCTCCACCGCCGCGCCGCGACCTCTCCGGGTCATAGCCTGCGAAGTCCACTTAGCACCCTCTCAAGCAGTTCCATCCGCTCCTCGAACGCCTCTGCCGGTGGAGCGGCACTGTGCAGTGTCAGCAGGCTGTCCGCCACCATGTCGGCGACCAGCACCCGGGCGACACCCAACGGCAGCCGGGTGTATGCGGCGATCTCCGCCAGCGACTGCGCCCGGCCCTCGCAGATTGTGGCGATGCGGTGCTTGTCGTGACCGGCGAACCGGGACTCGACGACCGCGGCCGGGCTCGCCACGAGCACCGCCTCGAGCGCGATGTCCTGGCGAGGTTCGGTGCGACCGCGGGTGACCGCGTACGGCCGGACGAGTGCTCCCCGTGGGTCGTCTCGTCGTCCGTCCATGGCGTGGTCACCTCCCTGTGGTCGAGTTGCGGCTTCACCGAATCCATCCCTGATCAACCGGTGTTACGGACGAGAAACTGCCTCGCGCGGCAGCGGAACGAGCGCCGCGCCAACCCGCTCCACGAGGAGCGCCATCTCGTAACCGACCTGGCCGACGTCGCAGCTCCGGGCGGCGAGCACCGCCATCGAGGAGCCATCGCTGATGGACATCAGGAACAGGTAGCCACTGTCCATCTCGATCACCGTCTGCAGCACGCCGCCGGCACTGAACATCCGGGACGCGCCGTCGGTCAGGCTGACCACGCCGGAGGTGATCGCCGCGAGCTGGTCGGCCCGGTCCGGCGGCAGGTCCCGGGAGGAGGCGAGGAGCAGTCCGTCCGCCGAGACCGCCACCACGTGCGCGATGCCCGCGACGCTGTCGGCGAAGTTACTGAGCAGCCAACCCATATCCTGCATCGCTGCTGGCCTGTTCATCCGCTCGTCTCCTTGAGTGAGGTCGTGCCGTTCTGCTCGGAACCGGCCGTCCGACCGCGCTGTACGCCGCGGTGGTAGGCCGACAACAGACCCCGTACTTCGTCCGGAGTCCGCCGGGTCGGCTCCCGCCCTGCCTTTTTGTCCACGCCACCGGGTACCAGCTGTGCCTGCGGTACCCGCTTGGGCAGGCCGGACCGGGTCGTACCGGCGGTGGCCGGTTCGGCGGCCTTGCTGGCCCGGGCCCAGCCCTCGTCGGCTGCGGTCCGCCAGGCGCCTTCGGGCGGCGCGGCGGGAGCGGCCGGGGCCGGGGGCGGGGTGGACGCGACCGGCTGCGGCACCGCCGGGGGCGGCGTCGCGGCGGCGGGTGGGGGCGTCGGTGGCGCGTACGGGGCCGGCGGCGGCGCCGAGCGACCCGGGGTACGGGACGCCAGCGGGCTTCGGCCCGGGGTTACCGGCGCCATGGTCGACGCAGCGGCGGCGGGGGCGGGCGGCTGTTGGTAACCACCCGGCGGGACGGTGAAGATCGCGGTCGAGTCAGACCCGTGGGAGCGGAACCAGACGGCCTCCATCTCCCGGAAGATCGGCGCCTCGCCGGTGTCCTCCACCCGGGGCGCGACCGCGGCCGCGCCACCGACCGGGGTACCCGCCACCGGCCCGGACGGCAGGCCGGACTGGCCGCCTGCCGCCGGGTTCATCGTCTGCGCGGTGCCCGCACCGGCACCACGCTGCGGCAACGACCCGACCGTCGGGTACGCCACCGTCGGTGAGCCGACTCCGGTCGCACCCGCGAACCCCTGGTGCGGCTGCACAGCGGCCGGTGCCGCCTGCTGGTACGTCGGAGCGGCCTGCTGGTACGACGGAGCCGCCTGCTGGTACGACGGCGTGGCCGGCGCCATCGTCTGGTACGACGGCGAGGGAGCGGCCGGCAACTGGGTCGCCGTCAGGTGTGTCACCGGTTGGCTGGTGGAACCGCCGAGGCTCGCCGGCATCGCACCGGTCGAGTCTCCGGCCGTCTGCCACTGGTTCGGCGCCGCGTTGCGCCACTGCTCCGTCAACGTGCCGGCGGAACGGGGCGCGCCGGCCGCGGCCAGCGTCTCCTGCCAACCGCCACTGGACGACGGCGTGGCCGCGGACGGTCCCGGCTCGACGGCCAGCGGCTGCCGCGGGCGGCCGAGGATCTGGTCACGCCCACGCGGCTTGGGCAGCACGACCGTGCTGCCGGGCAGGGTGACCTGGGCCACGGTGCCGCCCTCGACGTTGCGCCGCAGGTCCACCCGGATCCCGTGCCGGTAGGCGAGTCGGCCCACGACCGCGAGACCCATGAGCCGGAACGCCGCCACGTCGACGGCCGGCGGCTCCGCCAGCCGCCGGTTCAGGGCGTCCATCTGCTCCTCGCTGAGCCCGAGGCCGCGGTCCTCCACCTGGATCAGCACGTAGTCGCGGATCCGCCGGGCGTCGGCGACCACCGTGGTGTGCGGCGGCGAGAAGCGGGTCGCGTTGTCGAGCAGTTCGGCGACGAGTCGGACCACGTCGTTGACCGCGTGGGCCGCGACCGAGATGTCCGGGTCGA
The nucleotide sequence above comes from Plantactinospora soyae. Encoded proteins:
- a CDS encoding GTP-binding protein — protein: MDFAGYDPERSRRGGGGGGGGITSAKIVIAGGFGVGKTTLVGAVSEITPLTTEAVMTAAGVGIDDPSKVPGKETTTVAMDFGRITMAQDLILYLFGTPGQTRFWFMWDEIIRGAVGAAVLVDTRRIADAFAPLDYFENRHLPYVVALNCFDGAPQYEAEEVREALAIAPHVPLVMCDARHRESVKHVLVNVVQHAMATLRAEHGRGQPTPVG
- a CDS encoding ABC transporter permease, with translation MTSRSELSRGSRIGLPIAGTVVGIGLWWLLTVVFDIRTLFLPSPPDVVDAFFREPSYLFTETWATLWATITGFAIAAVAGLLGGMLLTSSRIVEQATLPMIVAFNAVPKVSLVPLLIVWVDYGPRMRISLVVLIAFFPILVSTMAGLTSTPAELTELTRSLSASRLKTYLKVRLPWALPQLFVGMKVGITLALIGAVVAEIQSPNAGLGSIITASGQSADTSLAFAAITLLAVLGVGLFYLVVAAERLAVPWARQISA
- a CDS encoding ABC transporter substrate-binding protein; amino-acid sequence: MTRRMRVLAAAALATTLMISSGCGSDEDSGPGKNGKAPDKVTYLTGFGTGGHDAFAWVAKEKGFFTEAGLDVAVSLGAPATNNQGLLSGKAQFTYSDVTQLMIQTGNNQVTEMRVIAAVHQSTLVAIFAPEGSGITRPKDLEGKRVGVAQGSITKTLLPAYGKLAGFDASRLQFVESQPQGLVSLLASKKVDVLSTFVITRNTVQTVTKQTMVVLPLTDYLRDLLGTGITTTAGYAKDNPDIVKRFRDAALKGLQYTVEHPEEAAKIMKANNPAVNEQGAAAEIKLMTPYVTSAPGNVVGALDEQRAARAIAVLQGAGLIPGGLTPEKVIDFTIAPKA
- a CDS encoding DUF742 domain-containing protein, which translates into the protein MDGRRDDPRGALVRPYAVTRGRTEPRQDIALEAVLVASPAAVVESRFAGHDKHRIATICEGRAQSLAEIAAYTRLPLGVARVLVADMVADSLLTLHSAAPPAEAFEERMELLERVLSGLRRL
- a CDS encoding SDR family NAD(P)-dependent oxidoreductase, with the protein product MPQRDGPDGGCIVVVGGTSGLGRDVAEHYAKRGREVVITGRETARTEAVAAEIGGRTTGVAVDLAKPEGIAAALAGIGEIKHLVLSAFVRDVNKVSDYQIDRAVSLVTVKLVGYTEVAHTLQSRIVPDGSVLLFGGGSKDRPFPGSATVSTVNAGVVGLVNVLAAELRPIRVNALHPGIVGDSPFWAKQPAEIHETYTARTPTGRLTTMADVTDAVVFLLENPAVNAVNLDLNGGAGVV
- a CDS encoding roadblock/LC7 domain-containing protein, translated to MNRPAAMQDMGWLLSNFADSVAGIAHVVAVSADGLLLASSRDLPPDRADQLAAITSGVVSLTDGASRMFSAGGVLQTVIEMDSGYLFLMSISDGSSMAVLAARSCDVGQVGYEMALLVERVGAALVPLPREAVSRP